TCGTGATCCGTTGGCCGCCGCGCGAAAGGCTTCCGCGCGGTCGGCGAATTTCCTTACGCGTGAATTTTCGTGACGACGCCGGCGCCGACGGTGCGTCCGCCCTCGCGGATGGCGAAGCGAACGCCCTCTTCCATCGCGATCGCGTTGATCAGCTTCACCCGCATCTTCACGTTTTCTCCCGG
The sequence above is a segment of the Deltaproteobacteria bacterium genome. Coding sequences within it:
- a CDS encoding elongation factor Tu; translation: PGENVKMRVKLINAIAMEEGVRFAIREGGRTVGAGVVTKIHA